The following coding sequences are from one Capsicum annuum cultivar UCD-10X-F1 chromosome 3, UCD10Xv1.1, whole genome shotgun sequence window:
- the LOC107865058 gene encoding F-box protein At5g52880-like translates to MNRIVTRCVQSGCVKCQPVLEGRSQLPQDVLVHVFGFLDLKSVLTASLVCRSWSVAASDNYLWQLIHISFFGKSSDNPNIIRLTYGVDTPVNTVAANLDWKDAFKQAYRGISIKATSQRGFCKRCKSFVWLSNSKCSNGCYGKISDEHQIMPVSLKQIVDYVTMEYSIPCLDCERDSDDSVDGLDYSVYLDDSDDSVVGSPY, encoded by the exons ATGAATAGGATTGTAACTCGGTGTGTACAGAGCGGGTGTGTAAAATGCCAACCAGTGTTAGAAG GTAGAAGCCAACTTCCTCAGGATGTTCTTGTACATGTATTTGGTTTCTTAGATTTAAAGTCTGTTCTTACTGCTTCTTTAGTCTGCAG GTCGTGGAGTGTGGCAGCTAGTGACAACTATCTGTGGCAGTTGATACATATTAGCTTTTTCGGGAAGTCAAGTGACAACCCCAACATTATCAGGCTTACCTATGGTGTGGACACCCCAGTAAATACTGTTGCAGCTAATCTTGACTGGAAAGATGCTTTCAAGCAAGCTTATAGAG GAATTTCAATAAAGGCTACATCCCAAAGGGGCTTTTGCAAGCGGTGCAAATCATTTGTTTGGCTGAGTAATTCTAAGTGTTCCAATGGATGCTATGGAAAAATTTCTGATGAACATCAGATCATGCCTGTGTCACTTAAACAG ATTGTTGACTATGTAACAATGGAGTACTCCATACCTTGCTTGGATTGTGAAAGAGATTCAGATGATTCAGTTGATGGCTTAGATTATTCAGTTTATTTAGATGATTCGGATGATTCAGTTGTTGGCTCACCTTACTAG